The sequence GTCACGCACAACCGCAGCGACGACAGATCGACCTTGTCGCGGTCGGGGTGGTCGAGGATGGCCTGGTGCAGCGTCGGTGGACCCGGCAGCATCGAGATGCGCTCTTCGGCGATGCGGTGCAGCACCCTGCTGGCGTCGAAGACCGGTTCGGGCACGATGGTCGCGCCCTTCATGAGGCAGGCGAGGAAGCCGGCCTTGAACCCGAATGTGTGGAAGAACGGGTTGACGATCAGGTAGCGGTCGCCCGCGCGCAACCCCACGATCGAAGCCCACGCGTCGAAGACCCGCAGGGTCTGGCCGTGGGTGGTGACAACGCCCTTGGGCCGGCCCGTCGTGCCGGAGGTGAAGATGATGTCGGACACGTCGTCGGCGCCGACCTTGACGTCGACGTCGGCCTGCTGGGCCCGGAACTCGTCCCATGACGGGTCGCGGAACACCACGGTGCGCTCGAGGTCGGGCAGATCCTCGCCGGCGAGCATGGCCGGGTAATCGGTGTCGAGAAATCCCTTGATGGTGAACAGCAGCCGCGCCCGCGCCGTGCGCAGCACGTAGGCGGCTTCGTCGCCCTTGAAGCGGGTGTTGATCGGCACGACGACGCCGCCCGCCGCCAGCACGCCGAGGGCGGCGAAGATCCACTCGCGCACGTTCGGCGCCCAGATCCCGGCGCGCTCGCCGGGTTGCAGCCCGGCGGCGACCACCGACGCGGCCGTGCGGTCGACCTCGGCGGCCAACTCGCGCCACGACAACCGCACGTCGCCGTCGACGAGCGCCTCGGCGTCACCGAAGGTGTCCGCCGCCCACTGCACCAACTCGGGAATCGTGGCCCACGTCATAGGCGGTCGAAGATCACGTCGGGTTCCTCGGTGAGGACGAACTCGAGGCGCGACGCGTCGAGGAACTTTTCGATGTCCGCCGCGATCTCGGCGTAGTCGTCCTCGCGGATCGACGCGTAGAAGTCGTCGACCGACGCGAACCACTGGATCGTCACGCCGTCGTAGCCGTCGCCGTCGTCGTCGCCGCGCACGCGGTGGTTCTGCTCGTAGCGCAGGGCGTGCTGGCCGCTCCGGGTGCGGGCGACGAGTGGGCCGTGCTCCTCGCGCCAGTAGCGGTGGAACTCGTCGGCCGCCATGCCGGGCTTGCGGCGCACGAAACAGATGAGCTTGATCACGACAGCTGGGGCAGCACCTGCGACGCGATGAGTTCGAGACTCGGCCACGCCTGGTCCGGCGGCATGCCGCCGATGAGCGGGTGCAGGACGACCGAGCCCATCGGCCCGAGGTCACGCGCCAGCGCCACGCACTCGTCGGGCGTCACGATGACGTAGGTGCCTTCGGCCCGTAGTTGCTCGACGGTTTGGGCTTCGGAGTGCACGTGGCTCGTCTGCCCCTTGAGCTGCCACGAGTCGTAGACCTTCGTCTCGTACAGCAGGTACTCGCCCAACTCGGCCCACGCCTTGTCGGGGTCCTCGGCCACGTGCACGAAGCCCGGCCCCTGCGGCAGCAGCACCATGCCGGGGCTCGTCCCGAGCCGCTCGCACTCGGCGTAGTAGATCTCCGACAGCTGCGGATCGCCGAGCGCCGGGAAGAACGACATGCCGTGCTTGGCGGCGCGGCGCGCCGCGTTGGGCGACGACCCGCCGATGAAGATCAGCGGATGCGGCTGGCTCAGCGGCCGCGGCGTGACGCGCACCGTGCGCCCCTGGTACTCGAAGGGC comes from Acidimicrobiales bacterium and encodes:
- a CDS encoding LLM class flavin-dependent oxidoreductase, yielding MFVMRFDMRSPSISPASPSELYRAALDMSAWAEQHGLASVTVSEHHGVDDGYLSSPLVLAGAIAGATERIMINIAAILAPLHDPLRLAEDIAVLDLVSGGRLSLVLGLGYRPSEYAMFDRPWKSRGDDFDEMLGVLKQAWTGEPFEYQGRTVRVTPRPLSQPHPLIFIGGSSPNAARRAAKHGMSFFPALGDPQLSEIYYAECERLGTSPGMVLLPQGPGFVHVAEDPDKAWAELGEYLLYETKVYDSWQLKGQTSHVHSEAQTVEQLRAEGTYVIVTPDECVALARDLGPMGSVVLHPLIGGMPPDQAWPSLELIASQVLPQLS
- a CDS encoding FadD3 family acyl-CoA ligase; the protein is MTWATIPELVQWAADTFGDAEALVDGDVRLSWRELAAEVDRTAASVVAAGLQPGERAGIWAPNVREWIFAALGVLAAGGVVVPINTRFKGDEAAYVLRTARARLLFTIKGFLDTDYPAMLAGEDLPDLERTVVFRDPSWDEFRAQQADVDVKVGADDVSDIIFTSGTTGRPKGVVTTHGQTLRVFDAWASIVGLRAGDRYLIVNPFFHTFGFKAGFLACLMKGATIVPEPVFDASRVLHRIAEERISMLPGPPTLHQAILDHPDRDKVDLSSLRLCVTGAAAIPVELIRRLREELTYENIVTAYGLTESTGVVSICRPGDDDETIATTSGCAIPDTEIRIAESGEILVRGYNVMRGYFENPAATAEAIDAEGWLHTGDIGSLDARGYLKITDRLKDMFIVGGFNAYPAEIENTLLGHPDVRQVAVVGAPDERLGEVGVAFVVGDVDGDELIAWARERMANYKVPRRVIRVDALPLNASGKVLKHELRKEI
- a CDS encoding EthD domain-containing protein, giving the protein MIKLICFVRRKPGMAADEFHRYWREEHGPLVARTRSGQHALRYEQNHRVRGDDDGDGYDGVTIQWFASVDDFYASIREDDYAEIAADIEKFLDASRLEFVLTEEPDVIFDRL